In Phaseolus vulgaris cultivar G19833 chromosome 7, P. vulgaris v2.0, whole genome shotgun sequence, the genomic stretch AAAACTCcaagaaataaagcatctctTGTTAAAAGACTGGTGAAACTTGACTATTAGTATATCCTAACTTTCAGGCAATGAACTGAGTACCAAAAGTGTCTGCTACTCATCATCAATCTTCATATCTATCTTTGCCAATTGATTGACAAGACCCTTAAATGAATTTAAGTGTTTCATCATACTTTGACCATTCGTGTAGTTAAGTTTCGCCAGTCTTCTAACCAGAGATGTTTTATTTCTTGGAGTTTTCTTTTGAATCATAGATTCAAGCTTTGACCACAACTCATAAGCATTTGTGTATGTGGACATATATGCTCAAACAAACTTCTATCAATATACTTTCGAATCATTGCAACAATTTTTCGATTCAAAAGTTCTCAATGTTTGTCATTTTTACCTTCTAGCTTGTCTTTGCAAGAAATGGATTCATGCATATCCTTACAGTATAAGTGATCCTCCATCATGGGTTTCCGATAGGAATAGTTGTCTGTTGTCAACTTGAACATGTCTCCATTATAAAATACTTCTTCCATCTTGTATCAGAACCAAGTTCTAATACCACTGTTGAAAACATGAGAACTAATTATCCCTCTTTAGTATATAAAAAATGGGTACTTGCGGAAACAATAagcaaacaaaataaattatagaaaaatagaataatgacaCTGAGAATTTTTAACGTGGGAAAACCTTCTCAACTTGATAAATAAAAACTCACGAGACCTAGTTCAGAAAATGTATTCACTATGAAAGTGagattacaatatttgtttctcaAACTCTAAGGGTAACACTTAATCTCACCAAACTAGGATGAAATACAATAACTCTATATAGCCTTTCTCTAGGAATTTTAATCTCACACTATGGTGGTTATATATTCTCTCATTTACTCTTTATGTTGCtcttttcacttgtttgttttttttcttcctcacaGCTTCCCTCCCTTTATATATAGAATGAGAGAAAGTCTTCAACATAAAGAGATTATAGATAATTAATACTCGttacattttcaaaatatatcttCAACTTTTTAGATTGAACTTCATAATTTTCAAGAGAAATTAATTCCAAGACTTTGAAATgttcataattaaatatattctatTGATCAATGATCAAAATTCATTAGTCACAGTCTCTTATTAATTAAGAAAGAATTCCTAACACAAAGTTCAACCATAATCTATCATTacttaaaaaaactattaaacaataaaaaaacataaataaataaataaaattagaccaaaattcatatatatatatataaaaaaatctacaAATCTAGATCAAACTAAACATAGAAACTGAATACCTAAATAGGTAAATCCCGTAAAAAATTCATCAcaaaacaaagagaaaaaacagataataattttttttagaacatCCAAATTTTCTAGAAATTTGAACAACATTGTCTTCcgtctcattttttttttaatcattcattttatttcaactgttttttcattaaaattatagatttttttattattattattttcgtgttttttttttctctcattcaCAAAACAAacatttgtattatattataacGTAGTTGGGAAGTAAAGATTTTAGCGCCTAATTAACCCGATCCATCGCAGATCtggaaaataaaaagtaaaatatttatatgaagcaactctttaatttattatttactattttaaataatatatgtcCGAAATGGAtggtattaatttttaaaacatgaaatgtAGCATTGAGCAGCTGTCACTAGGCCCCAGGGTAGGTAGGTATCCAGTAGCCACAAACACATTCTAGACAGCccacatttttttaatgtcaATTTAAGGGCATGTTCCTGCTTTGGATTTATGATTTACTCCACAGTGGGAAACAGTGAATAATATTTGAGAAAATTATAGAAGGACACCAAAGTGACCACTAAAGTATAGGAAAAACACAATGTACCTTTCGCTATTACCATTTACCAGCTCATGGAAGTTGACACTTTCGAAGGAGACTAGGTCAACATATTAATGGGCCCAAACCCATGCCAGATATTAGCTGGGTTTCAACTCAAAACAATTATGATGCCctttaataatactaattattatttttttatttaataatattttttagtgttTAGGGTTTTTATTACTTTCCACAAAAGCCATAAAGCCTTTGCATATTGCATGTATTAATTCTTGTGCTATGTATTTGCATTATTTAGGCCTCCTTTTCTTGGCGTTAGGTTCCTCCAGTTGTTTCCTAGTGTTTCAATAATGAGTATTCATCACCATCTCCTCTcactagaaaaataaaaaataaaaataaaaaacctcATAAATACTAGGAAGCTTCGTTAATTATAGTTTCCATGTTGGAACAGACAATTTCAGTTTGATTGATTAGTGTTATTTTGAACCAAACATTGACCATTTGGTTGTtgtatcaaattttaatattagtgACGGGTGGCTCAACTTTTATGGCTGCTGGGACTGTCTCTATTATTCAGTCAATTCTTTTGtacataacaaaattaaataatcaaACTTAAAAACTAAGCAAATCATGGACATGAACATTCCATTTGATCTTATCCTAATTCACGCTAATCATATTACTATTACAGATTATTCGGTTAATTATTctaaataatttagtttttatttatgatttattttatctatGAAATTCAAGCCTGAAAACATATTCATAGTAATTAAATCTGATAGGAGCCGAGTCCACAATATATTCGTTATCAATAAATTACTTTAtgaaacttaaaattattttggtgatttttttgttttaaatcacATAAATTTCTATCTATCAATAGAAACAAAACAGTGCTCGCATTTTACTTTctaaaagttaaaagaaatattattatttaaaaccaaatatattaaaatttattttattatttcttacactacaagaaaatcatgaaataaaaactaatttttagtaacaaaaaataattagttgttagactaattttttattttttttaaattaatttatattatttagcaaggtttttctatcaaatttagaaactaattagTATTAAAATCTTGgttactaattagatattaatttagaaaccatttaacaataataaaaattaatttaattttttttttctaaaatattatctaatttagttagtataacaactaattatttttatttctaaaattagtttctattttctagtaatatattaatattatgttatttattaatgatattaaacTTATTGAAATGACATTATGATAATTATGAAGTATAATCATTACAAGatcatttataatttaatgaTCTTATAAGATGGTctcataaaattttattttactttaagtGAGTTTTATTATAACGTATCATTCTAAAGTTTTGCTATGAGTTTTATAAGACTTGTAATGTttctaattttaacttttttacaatttaaagaaataatgtaattattttaataaaatatttttacttttaagatTCAAAAGattttaaatcttaaatttaaGAACATGAGTATACtgcaaaagattttttttataaacttatatcttaattttaatattcaGCTAATTGAATTCTATGAAGACAACTATATTCTGTACGACTTAAACTAAAAGTtggaaattaaataatattaatttatatcctatcaataattaaataatacagATTAAGCTACTTTTGTATATTTTCTCTGGGTATTGTTAAGTTGTCTCCGAATCATGTAGTACATTGTACTTGTATTATTTGACCATCATCACGTGCATAACACCTTTTTAATAGGTAAGATTAAGAATCGTTATTCACATTCTCAATTATATTCATCTGTTGCTttcaaacaattatttttttggtAGAAAGGAACAAACGGATAGAAATTTGggataatttaagaaaaaaataagaaaaaataagcaactttttaattttttttaattaagagtagatataaaaattaaaaataaaaatgaaaaattatataaaaacccTATGAAATTagagtgggtgcaaacctcaaccctatgagccgatcctttcattgtatataagtggaaacctggctctgataccatattacgaaatggactttaagtctaactcaacttcataaaaccggttcatagagttgagatttgcacccacttatataccataaaaggctctaatctctagtcgatgtgggatctccaactatatatataattttttcagaACAAGTGGACTTTGATATTTAACAAAGGAATAAAGATGGGAAATTCatttttgcattaaaaaaaatcgtAATTAACCGTTATTTACGTGCTAGTTTTGTTGGTATTATAAATAAACTGGATCGAGCCgatatttaaattgaaaaaatatttttaccagttctaatatttatatatatgtatatatttgaatttatttaaaaactgtGTTATGTTGTTgagattttatttatattttatgatttatcaataataaaacgTGTCTCCCGACACActtctgtaaaaaaaaatactggTTTGAATTTAGATTGAAGTGCTTGTACACGTGCAGACATGTGTTTGAATAGTAAGCAATAATACTGGAATTTGGAATATATACAAACggatttaaatgttttaaataaaaaaaagatacaTTATATATTAAAGGTTTGAAGCAATTTGAAAAGACTATAAAGAAGTTAAATCGAAGAACTTCatgatttattaaaaatatacaaagaatattataatgaattttgaaataGTTATGAGGTGAAGCTTGTCCTTTTGAAGACGAACTCAATGCACACGTGCCCACATGCCTATGTGATTGCATGTGGATGCATAAATCCTAGTCAACTGCGCTATGCCCCAAAACATTTTCACAGTCTCTCCACTGATGCACTTATGCATCAAGCTTTATAACTTTTGCAGTGCTATTAAttaaaatactattaataaatataatacttttattttattttccctCTTCATCACAATAATATAtagattatttaaatattaaaaaatatgcaaaGATGTAATTGATAAAAAAGTAACTAatgtaattttgaattttataaaagaattgaTAATTAAATGAGACAGAAGAgtaaataattcatatttttatttagtgttataaataattattttcatagaaatcttaaaaacattaaatgtAATGGAGCATGTGATTGAAAAAGGAGaaacaataaaaatacaagGTGGATATAATagttaaaatgtaaaaaagttAATGTTATAACTCTTTTGTTTGCTAATAGACTGATTTGACAGACATATGTATTGTGAAAGAGGAGAAAAAGAGAGGTACTAATGTATACTAAATACTATAGTGTGTGTGCAGTGTCTATGTTCAGAATGTTAACGTACTTCTTTTTAGCATTCTTCCTTCCTACCAATCATCATGAATACTGATAAAAACCATTTTTTGGGAATCCCTTTTAGTCCTATGATTAAACAAAACCCTTTACTAAACCAGTATATATAGTTAGATTGTTCCTCTAAATTGGGATAATAACAGTGATGATAAGTGAAGAGAGAAAGAGGTGCATAGTATAGTAGTAGGTGTCCATGTTTTGTTTGTTAAGAGGGTACACAGTGCTTCGCTGTCTAGCATGTGAAAGGGGTGTGGCTCACCCAACTGGCACTTACTCATTGGCATAGAAAGGCTAATGAGAGGAGAATGAGGACAAAAAGTAGTGTAGGATTTATTTCACTCTCATTCTCTATGCTCTTTTCAACCTCCTATCCAAATCCACTCTTGTTACTTCAATACAacttggtgtgtgtgtgtgagagaggaCATTGCTCCCCAAAACCAAAACCACATTGCCATTCCGTTAATAGGGTGTGCAAGAGTTTCATATTTTGTTCCattcttttcttccttttacCACTATCACTCTCTCATCGTAAATTGGAGACTCCTATATTTTCCTATATACtaggaaaaaagaaaagtaaagacAGGAAGATGAACACATTTGGTTCAGAAATACGCAGCAGTGGGTGTGAGTCTGGCTGGACTCTCTACCTGGACCACTCTTTCCTTAACCAGAATGCTTCTTCACATCAACACAAGGACAAAAGATTCAAAGATGAGGACTCTGGGGAGGAGGATTTGTCCATGCTTTCTGATGCTTCGTCTGGACCTCCTCATTTTCCACACTACGACTCTTACTTCAATGAACATGTCAATGGTTGCTTCTATTCACCTTCCAAGGCTGTGAAGCTGGCCAAGAGTGCTAAAAAGAAGCAGAAAGTTAAGGAAAATCAACACCTTGAGGATCAACATCCGACTTTTCTTCATGACACTGCTAGCTCTCCTGTTTTTGACTTTTCCACTGTAAGTTTGATGTGTTGAAAGCCAGGAGTTTGAGCTTGCATTGTTTACTATTTTACCAAAAATGATGAACCGCTTGAACGCGTTTGTTactcatggttcttgaaaaTTTTGCAGGAAAATGTCACAAGGGGCAACCAGCAAACATCTGTAGGGAGTGTGGTTGATTATTCACAAGGCTCTTCTGCAACTTATTTTGAGGTACTTGACTTCTATTCTTTTGATTTCACTATTTTACACCTCTTTGAAAGACATGGCTacaatatttatattctttCAGGGAAGATCCTCATTCCAAGAAGAACACTTCGGTTTCTTACAATCAAAAAATGAACTTGAAGACAACAAGTAAGTTTCTTCTTGTGTGTACAGAAAGAAGAAAACAGATTTCTAGATTTCTACATTTTGGTTGTGATTGAGATTTTTTCATATGCATTCTTTGTTTGACAGATGGTACGGAGGGAAAAGAATGGGAATAAGGTGAATCTGCTAATGGCTGTCTCTGCAATGGATGGAGAATCGTGGTGTTGAAAGGGACCCTGTACCtttctcttatttatttttcttttgtagtCGTTAATGTAGTGGGAAACAACATGAAAAGACAAGTTAGATTTTTTTGttcacttttttgtttttgatatcttattttctTGTCAATGAATGATGATTACATTTACAAGGCAGGCTTTTCGTATGTGTCTAAGGATGCTCCTCTTTTGTTTCCATGAAGCCTCACTAGCACTAACAACAGTGAAGGATttaatattcaattaaaaatgaaatataaccCATCCTTATTTTTCGTCCTTTTCGATTCACGCGAGCAATAATCTATAACTTCAAATACAAAATGTTAATTTGAACTCAATAGTATCATCTGTTCTACaaataaactaaaaagaaaatttctAATCATAAAAAGTGAGGAAAAGACTAAGATAATTTGAACTCAATAGTATCATTTGTTCTACAaacaaactaaaaagaaaaatttcgGGGTAATATATGCAACTGAtaagtattaaaatataaactgactaaaactaaaaactaataaaatttcattatgaTATAATCTAAAGACTTTATAATTGCTGCCGACTTTATATACAAACAGTGGTCTCACGAATAATTCAGATTTAGGTAACGTGACCCTTTTGAGAGTTAGGTAGGATTGGTTGTGATTTAGATTTGATTAAGTAGAATGTTTATATTAGTAGTTGTAATAGCCATGATTAAAGGTTAAGGAAAAAAGGGACAAGGGGTTTAAGAGTGTTGGGAGGAGGGATGGGCAATGAGGAGGTTgtagaaagaaaaggaagaaatgTGAAAGTTGATGTTGGAATATTTGGCTCATTCAAGCTCTCTGGAGATCTGCCTGTGATCTTCCTGACCCAAAGTAACATGACCCATTTTGTGTAGTTTCtcaacttttattttctctcgGAACAATCatcttttaaaatatcatatttcaTGTTGGTTTCTGTGCTCTTTCTCCCTCCAACTCTGTCTGCTTCGAAACTGTCGTAGGACTTTGATGTCATCCACAATTCTccctttcatttttttattcctaGTTAGTTCCTATTAAAATAAAGGACCAAAAATCTTGCATGAGTCCagaaaggttgaaaaaagctaaagaaaaagatatCCATTCAGAATCTAGGATCACAAAATTATAATCTCAATCCACATGTTTTCCAGTACATAATAGTTCAGTTATTCTATCTATGTATCAATATATAACATTTTTCTATTCttgtttcattttcttttcttccataCATTTCTTAACTTCACTTATATAAAGACTAATTTGGCTCATACAACCAACTACACGCACTACTGATATGACTAATTAACCTATCTAgttttaaatgataatttttaaataacaaaGAACAATCTTTTGAAGTTATACAATGGTAGTGTGGATAATGAAAAGTTAAAGATGCAGAAGAAACGAAATTGTAGAGAGagaaagtaattaaaaaatgaagatatTCCGTGGCTTGCGGCATTCCATCGAAATGGATAAGAATGAAAAGGGTGGTGGTGGGAAGGAAACATCTGTGTTCTTCCAACCACAACCAAACCCCTCTGTCATTGTAAGAGGGTAAGGAGGGTGCTTTGTTTCTTCCAacaagttttttgttttttgtctcATCTCTTATTTATGTGACAATGCCCAATTTAGTTTGGATGTTTCCATTTCTCTGGACAATTTCTGCACTCTTGAAGATTGATAGCTCTGTGCCAAGAACATGAACATTTATTGTATAGTCTGAAACTATATCTGATTTCTCATAAATATGtagtcatttttttattataataaacgAATAAAATTCAGTAATGTATCTCATAAAAATAAGCTATATCACAGATATATGATAATGTCCTACCTATGTTAATTTCTCCCAGGACTTGAATTATACACACTGTGAACATACATCACTGCATAATTCATGTCATGGTTGAAAGCAAAGTGTATACTGTAATTACTGTTCACTATCACATTGAAAAAGTGTAGCAGGCAAAATCATTCTTCCTTTACCTTTTAGTCAAAACCTACACTTCAAATCCCAAtggaattttattttcttttgaagtGTAGAGTGTTATTTTGGTAAGTAGTACTAAATTTGCAGTGTTGAATCTGGGC encodes the following:
- the LOC137828612 gene encoding protein SOB FIVE-LIKE 6-like produces the protein MRTKSSVGFISLSFSMLFSTSYPNPLLLLQYNLVCVCERGHCSPKPKPHCHSVNRVCKSFIFCSILFFLLPLSLSHRKLETPIFSYILGKKKSKDRKMNTFGSEIRSSGCESGWTLYLDHSFLNQNASSHQHKDKRFKDEDSGEEDLSMLSDASSGPPHFPHYDSYFNEHVNGCFYSPSKAVKLAKSAKKKQKVKENQHLEDQHPTFLHDTASSPVFDFSTENVTRGNQQTSVGSVVDYSQGSSATYFEGRSSFQEEHFGFLQSKNELEDNKWYGGKRMGIR